The following coding sequences lie in one Spinacia oleracea cultivar Varoflay chromosome 1, BTI_SOV_V1, whole genome shotgun sequence genomic window:
- the LOC110780256 gene encoding uncharacterized protein — translation MSTFPLKPCPTTRRKKAREFHKMQTFPPWSTTTICPDYVSTRRLIEVFQVCVDKFDDVERRGELYGNIEVVDLDGPITLYHRDRANPEHIRANCNVTLTSPPCAIPFTTGFSINVDLRLCGDLEDIVLSKWQLSWNVYKPEIAKIARGPFLIDFSDDPKLLLSQASVKNQSAGYEQPLSAVFESPNGCCITMYYSIFYHAVQAQIQIEIVDLGTAPVAEFNFRGSISARYGNFWCGNDSAIKDYCKITLLKSGDLQLLKSKRCAELQLSRSIIAVPAYSSLIIEADLWDTSGFKIAKGKVELAAYNDGYSAGYIRGDANFGIRVIVSWTYGSQVPKYSSF, via the coding sequence ATGTCAACATTTCCACTAAAACCTTGTCCTACTACGAGACGGAAAAAAGCTAGAGAATTTCATAAAATGCAAACGTTTCCTCCATGGAGTACTACAACTATTTGTCCAGATTACGTAAGTACACGTCGCTTGATTGAGGTGTTCCAAGTTTGTGTGGATAAGTTTGATGACGTGGAGAGACGAGGAGAACTATATGGAAATATTGAGGTGGTTGATTTAGATGGTCCTATTACCCTGTACCATCGAGATAGGGCAAACCCGGAACATATACGTGCTAATTGCAACGTAACTTTAACAAGCCCCCCTTGTGCTATCCCCTTTACCACTGGCTTTTCTATTAATGTTGATCTCCGACTATGCGGTGATTTAGAGGATATTGTACTTAGCAAATGGCAATTGTCATGGAATGTTTACAAACCTGAAATTGCCAAAATCGCTAGAGGCCCGTTCTTGATAGACTTCTCTGATGACCCTAAGCTGTTATTATCTCAAGCGAGTGTCAAAAATCAATCAGCTGGATATGAGCAACCACTTTCTGCCGTCTTTGAAAGTCCTAATGGGTGTTGCATCACCATGTATTATTCCATATTCTATCATGCTGTACAAGCACAGATTcaaattgaaattgttgatCTTGGTACCGCGCCTGTTGCTGAATTCAATTTTCGGGGGAGTATATCTGCCAGATATGGTAACTTTTGGTGTGGCAATGATTCTGCGATCAAGGATTACTGTAAAATAACACTTTTGAAATCTGGTGATTTACAACTATTGAAATCTAAGCGTTGCGCAGAACTTCAACTATCAAGATCCATCATTGCTGTGCCCGCGTATAGTTCATTGATAATTGAGGCAGACTTGTGGGATACTTCTGGTTTCAAAATTGCTAAAGGTAAGGTGGAATTGGCAGCTTATAATGATGGTTATAGTGCTGGTTATATTAGGGGAGATGCTAACTTTGGTATTCGGGTGATAGTTAGCTGGACGTATGGATCCCAGGTTCCCAAATACTCGTCATTTTAA